The following are from one region of the Abiotrophia defectiva ATCC 49176 genome:
- a CDS encoding L,D-transpeptidase family protein, translating into MKKGLIIGSTTVLLLAGLGYSAGVGFYAQKFQANTKFGSLDISNLTLAEAEDKIGKDLNQKEVTILENGKEVGRFTLEQAGVQVDANKALESAYNSQDPTGWVGSFFNTTEYKNVLLNHVAFNDENLSKTLDGFGLNNQNRTAAEDAKIEYSNGQGYHVTPEKSGNQLDVAKVKELIVSQVQSGNTSVEINSAYQEPKIKSDDPKITQVMDQINKVADTKITLTISGKEEVVPKDKINDWIQFDESNNLVVDQSKVQDYVKELNTKYATINKTRKFASTLSGVVDVQPGTLGWSIDSEAEAEKIVADLNKGGTIKREPTVVGTGYADKENDIGPSYVEVDIAHQMMFIYKDGKKVLETPVVTGRPGTTTIPGAYASWNKESPSTLKGYNPHTQKEYQQPVDYWIPFDDTGQGIHDANWQASFGGEAYLSNGSLGCINTPPGTMAEVYQLVEVGMPVIIF; encoded by the coding sequence ATGAAAAAAGGATTAATCATTGGCTCGACAACAGTTTTACTGTTAGCTGGTTTGGGCTATAGTGCCGGCGTAGGCTTCTACGCCCAGAAATTCCAAGCCAATACTAAATTTGGCTCCTTGGATATTTCCAACTTAACCTTAGCGGAAGCGGAGGATAAGATTGGCAAGGACCTTAACCAGAAGGAAGTGACCATTCTAGAGAACGGCAAAGAAGTAGGACGTTTTACCTTAGAACAAGCAGGTGTCCAAGTAGATGCCAACAAGGCTTTGGAATCAGCTTATAATTCACAAGACCCAACCGGTTGGGTAGGTAGTTTCTTCAACACCACCGAATATAAGAATGTCTTGCTCAATCACGTGGCTTTTAACGACGAGAACCTTAGCAAGACTCTGGATGGCTTTGGCTTGAACAACCAAAACCGGACAGCGGCTGAAGATGCTAAGATCGAGTATTCTAACGGACAAGGTTACCATGTCACCCCTGAAAAATCCGGTAACCAATTAGACGTAGCTAAGGTTAAGGAACTGATTGTTTCTCAAGTGCAATCAGGTAACACCTCGGTTGAAATCAATTCGGCCTACCAAGAGCCAAAAATCAAGAGTGATGATCCTAAGATTACCCAAGTCATGGATCAAATTAACAAGGTCGCGGATACCAAAATTACCTTGACTATCTCAGGCAAGGAAGAAGTCGTTCCTAAAGATAAAATCAATGACTGGATTCAATTCGATGAGTCTAATAACTTGGTAGTAGACCAAAGCAAGGTCCAAGACTATGTCAAGGAACTCAACACCAAATACGCGACCATCAATAAAACGCGTAAATTTGCTTCAACCTTATCTGGGGTGGTCGATGTGCAACCAGGGACCCTAGGTTGGTCCATTGACTCTGAGGCAGAGGCAGAGAAGATTGTAGCAGACCTTAACAAGGGTGGTACCATCAAGCGTGAACCAACGGTTGTTGGGACGGGTTATGCCGACAAGGAAAATGATATCGGTCCAAGCTATGTCGAAGTCGACATTGCCCACCAAATGATGTTTATTTACAAGGATGGTAAGAAGGTGCTGGAAACACCAGTCGTAACCGGTCGCCCTGGGACGACCACTATCCCCGGGGCCTACGCTTCTTGGAATAAGGAGTCTCCTTCAACCCTCAAGGGTTACAACCCACATACTCAGAAGGAATATCAACAACCGGTTGATTACTGGATTCCATTTGATGACACTGGCCAAGGGATTCACGATGCCAACTGGCAAGCTTCCTTCGGGGGCGAAGCCTACCTGTCTAATGGTTCTTTAGGCTGTATCAACACACCACCAGGTACCATGGCAGAAGTTTACCAATTAGTTGAAGTCGGGATGCCAGTTATTATCTTCTAA
- the yycF gene encoding response regulator YycF, with protein MKKILVVDDEKPISDIISFNLENEGYAIEKAYDGEQALEVFEKSQPDLVILDLMLPKMDGLEVCREIRKQSAVPVIMLTAKDSEIDKVLGLELGADDYVTKPFSNRELIARVKANLRRNLVKEPEPQEVNKNEIVVGDLVIHQDAYIISKHGEEIELTHREFELLHYLARHIGQVMTREHLLETVWDYDYFGDVRTVDVTIRRLREKIEDIPSHPTYIVTRRGVGYLLKNPDQE; from the coding sequence ATGAAAAAGATTCTAGTCGTAGATGATGAAAAGCCAATCTCTGATATTATTTCTTTTAACTTAGAAAACGAAGGCTATGCCATTGAAAAAGCTTATGATGGTGAACAAGCATTAGAGGTATTCGAGAAGAGTCAACCAGACTTAGTGATTTTAGACCTCATGTTACCAAAGATGGACGGTTTGGAAGTTTGTCGTGAAATTCGCAAACAATCCGCTGTACCAGTTATCATGTTAACCGCCAAAGATTCAGAGATTGACAAGGTCTTAGGTTTAGAGTTAGGGGCAGATGACTATGTCACCAAGCCATTCTCTAACCGTGAACTCATTGCCCGAGTTAAGGCTAACTTGCGTCGCAATCTAGTCAAGGAACCTGAGCCACAAGAAGTCAACAAGAACGAGATTGTAGTAGGAGATTTGGTTATTCACCAAGATGCCTACATTATCTCCAAGCACGGGGAAGAAATTGAACTGACCCACCGGGAGTTCGAATTACTCCACTACCTAGCCCGCCACATTGGCCAAGTTATGACCCGGGAACATCTCCTTGAGACTGTTTGGGACTATGATTACTTCGGGGATGTGCGGACGGTCGACGTGACTATCCGTCGTCTGCGGGAGAAAATTGAAGATATTCCAAGCCACCCAACTTATATTGTGACTCGTCGTGGGGTCGGCTACCTCTTGAAGAATCCAGATCAAGAATAG
- a CDS encoding (deoxy)nucleoside triphosphate pyrophosphohydrolase produces the protein MTKTGKIIRVVGAAIIQDGQVLCLQRGQEMSLAGLWEFPGGKLEVGETEAQALAREIKEELTLEIEVGDWVTTAEYAYEFATIQLAVYKAKILSGNLTLVEHQASRWIQPQDLMSLEWAPVDIPAAQLLAQEGSSL, from the coding sequence ATGACAAAGACAGGCAAAATCATTCGTGTAGTAGGTGCCGCCATTATCCAAGATGGCCAGGTCCTCTGCCTACAGCGTGGCCAAGAAATGAGCCTAGCCGGACTCTGGGAATTTCCCGGTGGTAAGTTAGAAGTTGGCGAGACAGAAGCCCAAGCTCTGGCACGGGAAATTAAGGAAGAACTGACCCTCGAAATTGAAGTGGGTGACTGGGTAACGACTGCAGAGTACGCCTATGAATTCGCCACTATCCAGCTAGCAGTCTACAAGGCTAAGATCCTATCTGGCAATCTGACCCTGGTCGAGCACCAGGCTAGCCGTTGGATCCAGCCCCAAGACCTTATGAGCTTAGAATGGGCGCCCGTCGATATTCCAGCGGCTCAGCTCTTGGCCCAAGAAGGCTCCTCCTTATAG
- a CDS encoding Cof-type HAD-IIB family hydrolase produces MLNEMMHRPVVMQKIIDLMREGQLPFEGVVGQLEAFANANGIPVVPHETAKFLDFFCATTQPHQILEIGTAIGFSASLMAQHLASDGHLTTIDRYALMFERAKSNFEQAGLADKVTVLEGDAADILPTLPANHYDLIFMDSAKAKYLEFYPYCMRLLKMGGVLLIDDVLQAGTIMDALDTRPKRVRKIHRKLNELFQAVLTDQDQRACLLPLGDGLLMVRKEKEIEVEDFLATQWDKTWCQQVAAKAESKRQAAAPALNEFQQMAAEQIEDSKESGQELAQDIGLIAIDLDGTLLTNQKTISATNVATLARAHEAGIKIVICTGRTLPGVDFYVPELPFLSESDFMILQNGAQTLSAQAPFQSVFQRFLTQAARQRALELVAPLKDQGAQLVAFDRDHLYLVGDPAPNALVARDAQFLKTDVTPISQEDFLANSQLNKAMILAPEAVLDAWIPTIEATDWQALSMVRSQKVILEFLPVGVSKASGLDQLARHLGLRPEQVMALGDAANDVEMLDFAGCAVAMGNASDDLKAKADFVTLTNEEDGVSHAIETLILQKKQNHIE; encoded by the coding sequence ATGTTGAACGAGATGATGCACCGGCCAGTGGTCATGCAGAAAATAATCGACTTGATGCGGGAGGGGCAACTGCCTTTTGAAGGAGTCGTAGGTCAGTTGGAGGCCTTTGCTAATGCCAATGGGATTCCGGTGGTGCCTCACGAAACAGCCAAGTTCTTGGACTTTTTCTGTGCTACAACCCAGCCGCACCAAATCCTGGAAATCGGGACCGCCATTGGCTTTTCGGCTAGTCTTATGGCTCAACACCTAGCATCTGACGGCCACTTAACCACGATTGACCGCTACGCCCTCATGTTTGAACGCGCTAAGTCCAACTTTGAGCAGGCCGGTCTGGCGGATAAGGTGACAGTCCTAGAAGGGGATGCGGCTGATATCCTGCCTACCTTACCGGCTAATCACTATGATCTGATTTTTATGGATAGCGCCAAGGCCAAGTACCTGGAGTTCTATCCTTACTGCATGCGTCTGCTTAAGATGGGGGGTGTCCTGCTGATTGATGATGTCCTGCAAGCGGGCACCATCATGGATGCCTTAGATACACGGCCTAAGCGGGTGCGCAAGATTCATCGCAAGCTCAATGAACTCTTCCAAGCTGTCTTGACCGATCAAGACCAGCGGGCCTGCCTCTTGCCTTTAGGCGATGGTCTGCTCATGGTCCGCAAGGAAAAGGAAATAGAGGTAGAGGACTTCTTAGCCACCCAATGGGATAAGACCTGGTGCCAACAAGTGGCAGCAAAAGCCGAGTCCAAACGCCAAGCGGCGGCGCCTGCCCTTAACGAGTTCCAACAAATGGCCGCCGAACAAATAGAAGACAGCAAGGAATCTGGCCAAGAACTAGCTCAGGACATTGGTTTAATTGCCATTGATCTGGATGGCACCCTGCTGACCAACCAAAAAACCATTAGTGCTACCAACGTCGCCACTCTGGCCCGGGCGCATGAGGCCGGCATTAAGATTGTCATCTGTACCGGTCGGACCCTACCTGGGGTGGACTTCTATGTGCCGGAGCTGCCTTTCTTAAGCGAGTCGGACTTTATGATTCTGCAAAATGGGGCGCAAACCTTGTCGGCCCAAGCGCCTTTCCAATCAGTCTTCCAACGCTTCTTGACCCAAGCGGCACGGCAACGGGCGCTGGAACTAGTGGCGCCCCTTAAGGACCAGGGGGCCCAGCTGGTGGCCTTTGACCGCGATCACCTCTACTTAGTAGGGGATCCCGCACCCAATGCCTTGGTTGCCCGCGACGCCCAGTTTCTTAAAACAGACGTGACACCAATCTCCCAAGAAGACTTCCTGGCCAATAGCCAACTCAATAAGGCCATGATTCTGGCGCCGGAAGCAGTGCTAGATGCTTGGATTCCGACCATTGAGGCGACCGACTGGCAAGCTCTGTCCATGGTGCGGAGCCAGAAGGTTATCCTAGAATTTCTGCCGGTTGGTGTTTCTAAGGCCAGTGGATTAGACCAGTTGGCCCGTCACTTAGGTCTGCGTCCTGAGCAAGTCATGGCTCTAGGCGATGCGGCTAATGATGTCGAGATGTTAGATTTTGCCGGCTGTGCGGTAGCCATGGGCAATGCCTCAGACGACCTCAAAGCCAAGGCTGACTTTGTGACTTTAACCAATGAAGAAGATGGCGTTTCACATGCCATTGAGACCCTCATATTACAAAAGAAACAAAATCATATAGAATAA
- a CDS encoding cation-translocating P-type ATPase, translating into MSTKLSAYNQEAQAVIDSLESHVETGLTAAVAAQRLEEFGPNELKAEAHSTLLQKFIEQFKDFMIIILVIAAAVSFVASHEWHDAVIILLVVVLNAIMGVVQEAKAEEAIDALKEMASPDARVRRDGNVMTVKSHDLVPGDIVLLEAGDIVPADMRLIEANSLKVEEAALTGESVPVDKDISVIAEEGAGIGDRHNMVFSSTNVTYGRALAIVTATGMNTEVGHIASMLASAEKTKTPLQRDQDRLGKTLTIMILVIAAVTFIVGLLRGRQIPDMLLVSISLAVAAIPEGLPAISTIILSIGTQTMADRKALVRTLPAVETLGGTQIICSDKTGTLTLNKMTIEKAYYDGVLHNASEDLDLDLPLLRSIVLANDTEVDAEGNLIGDPTETAMVKFALDKGYPLAERLASFPRVGEIPFDSTRKLMTTVHPLADGRYLVATKGAPDQLLKRCLHKDFGGQVTDLTDVDRQAILTENTGMARQALRVLAGAYKIIDQLPSKFESEELEHDLIFAGLVGMIDPERQEAADAIAVAKGAGMRTVMITGDHAETAQAIAERLGILDPNEDNHHHVMTGAELDAISDQELEARVQDLSVYARVSPEHKVRIIKAWQSKGKTVSMTGDGVNDAPSLKQADIGVGMGITGTEVSKGASDMVLADDNFETIVVAVEEGRKVFANIQKAVQYLLSANLGEVITLFVATLLGWTILQPVHILWINLVTDVFPAIALGMEKAEPDVMNRPPRTKESSFLSNGILPSILYQGVLESALTLFIYWLARQWYHQENLAETMAFATLGLIQLFHAFNVKYVFTSLFTGKAFDNKFLNGAALLSAVMLLGVIVVPGINDFFDVTAPTLPQWGLVLAVSFSIIVLVELIKWGLRTSGLADKLSKQETK; encoded by the coding sequence ATGTCAACAAAATTATCAGCCTATAACCAAGAGGCGCAAGCCGTCATTGACAGCTTAGAAAGCCATGTTGAGACGGGCTTGACAGCTGCAGTGGCTGCGCAACGCTTGGAAGAGTTCGGTCCTAATGAACTCAAGGCCGAAGCTCATTCAACCCTCTTGCAGAAGTTTATTGAGCAATTCAAGGACTTCATGATTATCATCCTCGTGATTGCGGCGGCTGTCTCCTTCGTGGCCAGCCATGAGTGGCACGACGCGGTCATCATTCTCCTAGTGGTGGTGCTTAACGCCATTATGGGGGTAGTCCAAGAAGCCAAGGCTGAAGAAGCCATTGACGCCCTCAAGGAAATGGCTTCACCTGACGCTCGCGTTCGCCGTGATGGCAATGTCATGACCGTTAAGTCTCATGACTTGGTGCCAGGCGATATCGTCTTATTGGAAGCTGGAGATATTGTACCAGCGGATATGCGTTTGATTGAAGCCAACTCACTCAAGGTTGAAGAAGCAGCCTTGACTGGGGAATCGGTGCCAGTTGATAAGGACATCAGCGTGATTGCAGAAGAAGGTGCCGGGATTGGGGACCGCCATAACATGGTCTTCTCTAGCACCAATGTGACTTACGGTCGTGCCTTAGCCATTGTAACGGCAACCGGGATGAATACCGAAGTCGGCCATATCGCTAGCATGTTAGCCAGTGCTGAGAAAACCAAGACCCCATTGCAACGCGACCAAGACCGTTTGGGTAAGACCTTGACTATTATGATCTTAGTCATTGCGGCTGTGACCTTCATCGTTGGTTTGTTGCGTGGCCGTCAGATTCCCGACATGCTCTTAGTGTCTATCTCCTTGGCCGTGGCTGCCATCCCTGAAGGCTTGCCAGCCATTTCAACCATTATCCTCTCTATCGGGACTCAAACTATGGCAGACCGTAAGGCCTTGGTTCGGACCTTGCCTGCCGTTGAGACCTTGGGTGGGACCCAAATTATCTGTTCCGATAAGACGGGGACCTTGACCCTTAACAAGATGACCATTGAAAAAGCCTACTATGATGGGGTTCTCCACAATGCCTCTGAAGACTTAGATTTAGATTTACCGCTCTTACGTTCCATTGTTTTGGCTAACGACACGGAAGTGGACGCCGAAGGTAATTTGATTGGGGATCCAACCGAAACTGCCATGGTTAAGTTTGCCTTAGACAAGGGCTATCCTTTGGCTGAACGCTTGGCTAGCTTCCCACGGGTGGGCGAGATTCCATTTGACTCTACCCGTAAATTGATGACGACAGTCCACCCGCTAGCGGATGGTCGCTACCTGGTAGCCACCAAAGGGGCGCCAGACCAATTGCTCAAACGCTGCCTTCATAAGGACTTTGGTGGCCAAGTGACCGACTTGACCGATGTTGATCGCCAAGCCATCTTGACCGAAAATACAGGCATGGCGCGTCAGGCCTTACGTGTCTTGGCAGGGGCTTACAAGATTATTGATCAATTACCTAGCAAGTTCGAGTCTGAGGAATTAGAACATGACTTAATCTTTGCTGGTTTAGTCGGTATGATTGACCCTGAGCGTCAAGAAGCCGCGGATGCCATTGCCGTAGCCAAAGGGGCCGGCATGCGGACCGTCATGATTACCGGTGACCACGCCGAAACCGCGCAAGCCATTGCGGAACGTCTGGGTATCTTGGATCCAAACGAAGACAACCACCATCACGTCATGACCGGGGCCGAACTGGATGCCATTTCTGATCAAGAATTAGAAGCGCGTGTCCAAGACTTATCAGTCTACGCCCGCGTATCGCCTGAGCACAAGGTGCGCATTATCAAGGCTTGGCAGTCTAAAGGTAAGACCGTGTCCATGACCGGGGACGGGGTTAACGATGCGCCTTCCCTCAAGCAAGCAGATATCGGGGTCGGCATGGGGATTACCGGGACCGAAGTGTCCAAGGGTGCCTCTGACATGGTTCTAGCAGACGATAACTTTGAAACCATCGTCGTGGCGGTTGAAGAAGGGCGTAAGGTCTTCGCCAACATCCAGAAGGCTGTCCAATATCTCTTGTCAGCTAACTTGGGTGAGGTCATTACCCTCTTCGTAGCCACCTTATTAGGTTGGACTATCTTGCAACCTGTTCATATCTTATGGATTAACCTAGTAACGGACGTCTTCCCAGCCATTGCTTTGGGGATGGAAAAAGCCGAGCCAGATGTGATGAATCGTCCGCCACGGACTAAGGAGTCTAGCTTCCTATCTAACGGTATCTTGCCAAGTATCCTCTACCAAGGCGTCTTGGAAAGTGCGCTGACCCTCTTCATCTACTGGTTAGCTCGTCAATGGTACCACCAAGAAAACTTGGCTGAAACCATGGCCTTTGCGACCTTAGGTCTGATTCAACTCTTCCATGCTTTCAACGTCAAGTATGTCTTCACTTCTCTCTTCACAGGGAAAGCCTTCGATAACAAGTTCCTTAACGGCGCAGCCCTCTTGTCGGCTGTCATGTTACTAGGCGTTATCGTTGTTCCAGGCATCAACGACTTCTTCGATGTGACTGCGCCAACCCTACCACAATGGGGCTTGGTACTCGCTGTATCCTTCAGCATCATCGTGCTAGTCGAACTCATCAAGTGGGGCCTACGCACTAGTGGCCTAGCTGACAAGTTAAGCAAACAAGAAACCAAATAA
- a CDS encoding nuclease-related domain-containing protein, whose translation MYHQEARFYQLIKQRGHLSQEDETDYLRLLTGLEGEARLAQVIQDLGLSTFYLTDLWIPLGKGTQIDGLLLVPQGLYLVEIKHYGGQFLYQGFASRLNGRPYQHDLLGQIARAQSLLQQFLRSQQLDCQLVSKLIFSQDHLQVEGLAAGQYMLWPQALAWLQGLADQMAGQTCSRRQQLVLDLLGPLQHASPYRPRQLTSIERQTLLSGIGCPRCLRLGMTCSRYKVSCPHCGFREDKAAACLRSACEWALLNHDLPLSRSAISNYMGSKQLDRTLQRQLAKYFHPLHKGHHACYQNDYATVYQCLSQYDGV comes from the coding sequence ATGTACCATCAAGAGGCAAGATTTTATCAACTTATCAAGCAAAGAGGCCACTTATCCCAGGAGGACGAGACAGACTACCTGCGTCTCCTGACTGGCTTAGAGGGCGAGGCGAGGCTTGCCCAAGTGATTCAAGACTTGGGGCTGTCTACTTTTTATCTGACTGATTTATGGATCCCCCTGGGAAAGGGCACGCAAATCGACGGGCTTTTGCTGGTGCCCCAGGGGCTCTATCTAGTGGAAATCAAGCATTATGGCGGGCAGTTTCTCTATCAAGGATTTGCTTCCAGACTCAACGGGCGCCCTTATCAGCACGACTTACTGGGGCAAATAGCCCGAGCCCAGAGCTTGTTGCAGCAATTTCTTAGGAGTCAGCAATTAGACTGCCAGTTAGTGTCCAAGTTGATTTTCAGCCAGGACCATTTGCAGGTCGAGGGGTTAGCTGCGGGTCAATATATGCTGTGGCCGCAGGCGCTGGCATGGCTTCAGGGGCTGGCAGACCAGATGGCAGGTCAGACTTGCAGTCGGCGCCAGCAGCTAGTCTTGGATTTACTGGGGCCGCTCCAACATGCCAGCCCCTATCGACCGCGCCAATTGACTTCCATCGAGCGCCAAACTCTGCTAAGCGGTATTGGCTGCCCACGTTGTTTGCGGCTGGGCATGACTTGTAGTCGTTATAAGGTTTCCTGCCCACATTGTGGGTTTAGGGAAGATAAAGCAGCCGCCTGTTTGCGAAGCGCCTGTGAGTGGGCTTTGTTAAATCATGACCTGCCGCTGAGTCGCTCGGCAATTTCCAACTATATGGGAAGCAAGCAATTGGACCGCACCCTACAACGCCAACTAGCTAAATATTTCCACCCACTCCACAAAGGCCACCACGCCTGCTACCAAAATGACTACGCCACCGTTTATCAGTGCCTGTCTCAGTATGATGGAGTCTGA
- the walK gene encoding cell wall metabolism sensor histidine kinase WalK gives MKRIRRLFQSIHFKIPIQIIIILLIAFQFVGVYFVNQYESRTLKNYQDQIDTQVEFLVNNVTPILEERLSETDERARLTQVIDTFSNSNLTRIQIINTKDGIIASNNALDQSEALAKTNDNNVREALVSQRSSKFSEYDVNNKRHTYTTIKPILSQSNNTVVGAVRVTANMNRVYEQTQSVMSVFIQSAVIAIVGSFILALVLSQGLTLPIENMRQQALRISEGIYNYPAKIFGNDELGELAKTLNELSVKVKDSQELIESERQRLDGILRYMTDGVIATDRRGNVLLVNERALQLLGIDQQSAIGISIIRLLRLKDQYTLTDLLGDDREILMDWVDHGEYSILKGEFSVIRRETGFVTGVVCVLTDVTEQEKTEQERRDFVSNVSHELRTPLTSIKSYTEALREGAWQDQVIAPQFLNVIQLETDRMMRMIGNLLDLSKIHEGQYKLNLEYIDFKRMVSHILDRFEFMLEQNPDQKKFKLKRDFTSREIYLEIDQDRVTQVIDNILNNAIKYSPDGGVIIVKIEDSHSHVHLSIKDQGLGIPQKDIPHLFQRFYRVDKARSREQGGTGLGLAISKEIIELHGGKIWATSVEGKGSTFGFDLPYLQMDFDDEGWDD, from the coding sequence ATGAAGCGAATCAGACGATTATTTCAATCGATCCATTTTAAAATTCCGATTCAAATCATTATTATTCTGCTGATTGCTTTCCAATTCGTGGGGGTCTACTTCGTTAACCAATACGAGAGCCGTACGCTCAAGAACTACCAGGATCAAATCGATACCCAGGTAGAGTTCTTGGTTAACAATGTGACGCCAATCTTAGAAGAACGCTTGAGTGAGACGGATGAACGCGCCCGTCTGACTCAGGTTATTGATACCTTCTCAAATAGTAATTTGACCCGTATCCAAATCATCAATACCAAGGATGGGATTATCGCGTCAAATAACGCCTTGGACCAGTCAGAAGCACTGGCCAAGACCAATGATAATAATGTGAGGGAAGCGTTGGTTAGCCAACGCTCTTCTAAGTTTTCAGAGTATGATGTCAATAACAAGCGTCATACCTACACCACGATTAAGCCTATCTTGAGTCAGTCGAATAATACGGTGGTAGGGGCTGTCCGGGTGACGGCCAATATGAACCGGGTCTATGAACAGACCCAGAGTGTCATGAGTGTCTTCATCCAGTCGGCTGTCATTGCCATTGTGGGGAGCTTTATCTTAGCCTTAGTGCTCTCACAAGGCTTAACCTTGCCCATTGAAAACATGCGCCAACAAGCCCTGCGGATTTCGGAGGGGATTTATAACTACCCGGCCAAGATTTTTGGTAATGACGAGTTGGGTGAACTAGCCAAGACCCTTAATGAATTATCGGTTAAGGTTAAGGACTCCCAAGAATTGATTGAATCCGAACGTCAACGTTTGGACGGGATTCTTCGTTATATGACCGACGGGGTGATTGCGACCGACCGGCGTGGTAATGTCCTACTGGTCAATGAGCGCGCCCTACAACTCTTGGGTATCGACCAACAATCCGCCATCGGGATTTCCATAATTCGCCTCTTGCGGCTCAAGGATCAATATACCTTGACCGACTTGCTAGGGGATGACCGGGAAATCCTCATGGATTGGGTAGACCATGGGGAGTATTCCATCCTCAAGGGGGAATTCTCCGTTATTCGCCGTGAGACTGGCTTCGTTACCGGGGTTGTCTGTGTCTTAACAGACGTCACCGAACAAGAGAAGACCGAGCAAGAACGGCGGGACTTTGTATCCAACGTCTCCCACGAATTGCGGACGCCTTTGACTTCCATTAAGTCCTATACCGAAGCCCTGCGCGAAGGGGCATGGCAGGACCAGGTCATTGCACCGCAGTTCCTCAATGTTATTCAGTTGGAGACCGACCGTATGATGCGGATGATTGGTAATCTGCTGGATCTATCCAAGATTCATGAAGGTCAATATAAACTCAACCTAGAATACATTGACTTTAAGCGCATGGTCAGTCATATTCTGGACCGTTTTGAATTTATGTTGGAACAGAATCCTGACCAGAAGAAATTCAAGCTTAAGCGGGATTTCACCTCACGGGAAATCTACCTGGAAATTGACCAGGACCGCGTGACCCAAGTGATTGATAATATCTTAAACAATGCCATCAAGTATTCTCCTGATGGGGGTGTCATCATCGTGAAGATTGAAGACTCCCATTCCCATGTCCACTTGTCCATTAAGGACCAGGGGCTAGGGATTCCGCAGAAGGATATCCCACATCTCTTCCAACGCTTCTACCGTGTTGATAAGGCACGGTCACGTGAGCAGGGGGGGACTGGGCTTGGTCTGGCTATTTCCAAGGAAATCATTGAACTGCATGGTGGGAAAATCTGGGCGACCAGTGTGGAAGGCAAGGGTTCGACCTTTGGCTTTGATCTCCCTTATCTGCAAATGGACTTTGACGATGAAGGGTGGGATGATTGA